The nucleotide sequence CGGCTTCGGCGTGCAGCTACGGGGTGGTTTCCCACGCACAGTGCCCCGGGGCGCTTTCAGCCGGCGGCGCTCCCTCTCTGCAGGGGGTGAACGTGGTGTTGTCCCCGATCATCGCTGTTCGGATTTGTGCGGTATGATACCACGCTGCGCGCCGTATGTCAAGCAAAGCGCTCTAGTCTGCCGCTGACTGCGTCAGCGCCGGGCAGCGCCGCTCGGCGGCCAGGACCGTGTTGGCGAGGAGCATCACCGTAGTGAGCGGTCCCACGCCACCGGGGACCGGCGTGACCGCCGACGCCACCGGGGCCACGGACTCGAAGTCCACGTCACCCACGGTTCGACCACTGACCAGGTTGATGCCCACGTCGACGACCACCGCGCCGGGGCGTACCATGTCGCCGGTGATCAGGCCCGGGACGCCGGCCGCGGACACCAGGATGTCCGCCTGACGGGTGAACTGGGCCAGGTCTCGGGTGGCCTTGTGGCAGACGGTGACCGTGGCGTCCTCGCGGAGCATGAGCAGGGCCAGAGGCCTGCCGACCACCGGGCTGTGGCCGACGATCGTCACGTGGGCGCCGCGCAGGGGAATCCGGTAGTACTGCAGCAGGTGCATCACCGCGAGCGGCGTGGCCGGGACCAGCCCTGCCGGCTGCCCGCCGAGCAGGCCACCGGTGAAGCCCGTCGCGCCGTCCACGTCCTTGAAGGGGTCGATGGCCCGGACCACGGCGTCGCGCCACGCCGGATCAGGCAGGGGCTGCTCGACCATGATGCCGTCCACGTCGGGCCGCAAGGAAAGTTGGCGCACAAGGGAGACCAGCTCGTCCTCCTTGGCGTCGGGCAGCCGGTGGGCCTCCACGGCAATCCCCAGGCTGCGGCCGAGCCGCTCCTTCCGGGCGATGTACAGATCGGAGGCCTCGTTCCGCCCGGCGAGCACGGCGGCGAGGCGCGGCGGGTGCCCGGCGGCCGCGAGCGCCCGGGCGCGGCTCATGACGTCGGCCTTGAGGGATTCGGCGGGCGACTTTCCTTCCAACAGACGCATGGCGATCCTCCTCCGAACAGCAAAACGAGGCTGCTCCGTCCATTCGGACGGTGCGGCCTCGGCCCAGGCGTGCGGCTGTATTCCCCGGATGCTCCCCGGTGGTTTCCCACCTTGCAACGCCAGTCACATCCGGGGTCTGCGGTTGTACGTACGTGATTGTGCCACAGGCGGTGCCCGTCCGTCAAGCCGTGCAGACCGGAACCGGTCAAGCTTGTGCGGAAGCGAATCCTCAGCCAGCAGCCGCGTGGCGGGAGCCGCGCTGATCTGACGGGCGAAGCTGAATCCGGCGCCCGCCATCAACCCCCAGGTCATGACGATCGCGCCGACCCCGGACAACGAACAAGGCCGAACGCAAACGCCACCGCGCGTACCTGTGCGGTGGGTGCAGATGAACTAGAAGTACAGGTCACGCTCGCCCGCCTTGATCCGCGCCAACCGCTTCTCCGTCTCGGCCCGCATTTTCGCGCTGGGGATCAGCGCCAGGTTGGCGGCCTCGGTGCGCCGGCCCACCTCCCGCGTCTCCGCGGTGGCGTAGTCCTCCAGATACTCCTGGAAGGTCAGCAGCGCGTTGGGCTGGCAGAGGTTCTGGATCTGGCCGGTCTTGGCCAGCGCCATGAACCGGTCGCCGGTCCGCCCCTGGCGGTAGCAGGCGGTGCAGTAGCTGGGCAGGTAGCCCTCCTCGCACAGCCAGCGGATGACCTCGTCGGGCGACCGGTGGTCGCCCTGGGTGAACTGGAGGGTAGCCTTCTGCTCTTCCCGGTGCGCCTGGCTGTACCCGCCGATGCCGACGCTGGAGCCGGCACTCATCTGCGACACGCCCAGCTTCAGCACCTGCGCCCGGACCTCGGGCGTCTCCCGGGTGGAGATGATCATGCCCGTGTAGGGAACGGCGAGCCGCAGGACCGCCACCAGCTTGTAGAACTGCTCGTCGGAGACCAGGTGCGGGAACGTCTGCAGGTCCACGCCCGGCGCCGGCTGGAGCCGGGGCACCGAGATGGTGTGCGGCCCGACGCCGAACCGCTCCTCCAGGTGGCGCACGTGAAGCAGCAGGGCCAGGACCTCGTACCGGTAGTCGTACAGGCCGAAGAGCACGCCCGCGCCCACGTCGTCGATGCCGGCCTCCTGCGCCCGGTCCAGGGCGGTGGTGTGCCAGTCGTAGTTGTGCTTCGGGCCCTCGGGGTGCATCAGGGCGTAGGTGGGCCGGTGGTAGGTCTCCTGGAACAGCTGGTACGTGCCGATCTGGGCCGCCTTCAGCCGCCGGTAGTTCTCCACGGTGGTGGCCGCGATGTTGACGTTGATCCGCCGGATGTTGCCGTTGCCTTCGCGGACGCCGTAGATCGTGCGGATGCAGTCGACGATGTAGTCGATGTCGCAGTTCCGGGGGTCCTCGCCGGCCTCCAGCAGCACCCGCTTGTGGCCCATGCGCAGCAGCGCCCGGACCTCCTCCGCCACCTCCTCCTGGGTGAGGCGGCGCCGCACCTCCTGCTCGTTGGAGCGGCGGAAGCCGCAGTAGCGGCAGTTGTTCACGCACAGGTTGCTGACGTACAGGGGCGCGAACAGCACGATGCGGTTGCCGTAGATCTTCTCCTTGATCTCGTAGGCGGTGCGGAACATCGCCTGCAGCTGGTCCGGATCCTCCACCATCAGCAGGTCGGCGACCTCCTCGAGGTTCAGGCCCTGCGCGAGGGCCGCCTTGTCGAGGATCTGCCCCAGGCGGGCAGCGGTCGGCACGGAGGCCGAACCCAGCAGGCGCTCGAGGACGGCGTCGTCGATGAAACTGGCCTTCTCAGCGGCGATCGTCATGGGGCAAGACTCCTTTCAGGAGGTCCACCGGGGGGAGTGTCCGGGCCCTGTGGCCACGAAGCGGCCTTCGCCCAGGATCAGGGCGGTGACGCAGGGGGCGCAGTGCTCGGGCTCCTCCCGCAGGCAGATCTTGTTCGGGTATAGCTGGTAGTGGTCCCGGTAGCGCCCGGGGGTCACGTTCGGCATGATCACGTTGGCCCCGCACGCCAGCGCGAGCTGCCGCCCGCGGGGGTGGATCGAGCCCAGGGCGGTGGTGGCGGGCAGGTGGGCATCCTGCAGGGTCAGGCGGGTGCAGGCGACCGCGTTCAGCGTCCGGTCCACGGTCCCCGCCGCTGCATCTGCGAGGGGCGTGTTCGGGGCCGGGATGAACGGCCCGATGCCGGCCATCTCCACGTTCAGCTTCCTGAGCAGCAGGATGTCGTCGGCGATGGTCTCGACGGTCTGCCCGGGCAGCCCGACCATGAAGCCGCTGCCCACCTGGTAGCCCAGTTCCCGCAGCCAGAGGAGGCACTGGACCCGCTGCTCCAGGCGCCGGCCCGGCCGCAGCCTGGCGAAGAGCTCGGGATCGGCGGTCTCGTGCCGCAGCAGGAAGCGGTCGGCGCCGGCCTCCCGCCACAGGGCGTACTCCTCCCGGGTGCGCTCCCCGACGCTGAGGGTGACCGCCAGCGGCGTGGTGGCCTTGATCTGCCGCACCACCCCGGCCAGTTCCTCGGGGTCCAGGGCGTCGCCCTCGCCGGACTGGAGCACGACGCTGCCGTAGCCCAGCCGGCTGGCGCCCTGCGCCGCCGCCACGATCTCCTCCGGCGCCATCCGGTACCTTCTCACGTGCCGGTTGGAGCGGCGGATGCCGCAGTAGCAGCAGTCCATCCGGCAGATGTTCGAGAACTCGATCAGCCCGCGCAGGTGGACCCCGTCGCCCATCGTGCGGGCCCGCACCCGGTCCGCCGCCCCGAAGAGGGCCTTCTGCTCCTCGCCCTCCAGGCTGAGCAGGAAGGCAAGCTCATCCCGGCCCAGGTCCGCCCCGGCCTCGGCACGGCGGATCAGCGACAGCACTTCCCGCCGGATCACGGCGCACCCCTCCCCGCAGTCCCGCCCAGCTCCGGGAACGGCGTCAGCGCCCGGGGCAGGATCCCGTTCAGATATGCGATGCAGACGCCGTAGTTGACGATGGGCACCCCGGCCGCCTGCGCCCGGCGGATCCGGCTGAGCATCAGCTGCCGGTTGACCATGCAGCCGCCGCAGTGGACGATGAGCTTGTACCGCCCCAGGTCCGCGGGCATGTCCCGGCCGTGCGCC is from Symbiobacterium terraclitae and encodes:
- a CDS encoding bifunctional 5,10-methylenetetrahydrofolate dehydrogenase/5,10-methenyltetrahydrofolate cyclohydrolase, with amino-acid sequence MRLLEGKSPAESLKADVMSRARALAAAGHPPRLAAVLAGRNEASDLYIARKERLGRSLGIAVEAHRLPDAKEDELVSLVRQLSLRPDVDGIMVEQPLPDPAWRDAVVRAIDPFKDVDGATGFTGGLLGGQPAGLVPATPLAVMHLLQYYRIPLRGAHVTIVGHSPVVGRPLALLMLREDATVTVCHKATRDLAQFTRQADILVSAAGVPGLITGDMVRPGAVVVDVGINLVSGRTVGDVDFESVAPVASAVTPVPGGVGPLTTVMLLANTVLAAERRCPALTQSAAD
- the hydG gene encoding [FeFe] hydrogenase H-cluster radical SAM maturase HydG, which codes for MTIAAEKASFIDDAVLERLLGSASVPTAARLGQILDKAALAQGLNLEEVADLLMVEDPDQLQAMFRTAYEIKEKIYGNRIVLFAPLYVSNLCVNNCRYCGFRRSNEQEVRRRLTQEEVAEEVRALLRMGHKRVLLEAGEDPRNCDIDYIVDCIRTIYGVREGNGNIRRINVNIAATTVENYRRLKAAQIGTYQLFQETYHRPTYALMHPEGPKHNYDWHTTALDRAQEAGIDDVGAGVLFGLYDYRYEVLALLLHVRHLEERFGVGPHTISVPRLQPAPGVDLQTFPHLVSDEQFYKLVAVLRLAVPYTGMIISTRETPEVRAQVLKLGVSQMSAGSSVGIGGYSQAHREEQKATLQFTQGDHRSPDEVIRWLCEEGYLPSYCTACYRQGRTGDRFMALAKTGQIQNLCQPNALLTFQEYLEDYATAETREVGRRTEAANLALIPSAKMRAETEKRLARIKAGERDLYF
- the hydE gene encoding [FeFe] hydrogenase H-cluster radical SAM maturase HydE: MIRREVLSLIRRAEAGADLGRDELAFLLSLEGEEQKALFGAADRVRARTMGDGVHLRGLIEFSNICRMDCCYCGIRRSNRHVRRYRMAPEEIVAAAQGASRLGYGSVVLQSGEGDALDPEELAGVVRQIKATTPLAVTLSVGERTREEYALWREAGADRFLLRHETADPELFARLRPGRRLEQRVQCLLWLRELGYQVGSGFMVGLPGQTVETIADDILLLRKLNVEMAGIGPFIPAPNTPLADAAAGTVDRTLNAVACTRLTLQDAHLPATTALGSIHPRGRQLALACGANVIMPNVTPGRYRDHYQLYPNKICLREEPEHCAPCVTALILGEGRFVATGPGHSPRWTS